A part of Corynebacterium mustelae genomic DNA contains:
- a CDS encoding DCC1-like thiol-disulfide oxidoreductase family protein codes for MVDSDDVLFYDADCGFCERASHLLGRLTTNSVNIRPAHPEWTDCDLRVRREITDHVVAYCGGTLFVAHQAIGAILRTHGRNAGVRLSGFTLTIPLLSPLWSAIYYRIARHRSAISAFIGAPQCSIRQ; via the coding sequence TTGGTAGATTCGGACGATGTCCTGTTTTACGACGCCGATTGTGGCTTTTGCGAGCGTGCCAGCCACCTTCTAGGGAGATTAACCACAAATTCGGTGAACATTCGCCCCGCCCACCCAGAATGGACCGACTGCGATCTTCGAGTGCGACGCGAAATAACCGACCATGTGGTGGCCTACTGTGGTGGCACACTCTTTGTCGCGCACCAGGCGATAGGGGCAATACTACGCACGCATGGCCGAAATGCAGGTGTACGGCTTTCAGGTTTCACGCTGACCATTCCGCTGCTATCGCCACTGTGGTCTGCTATTTATTACCGTATCGCCAGGCACCGAAGCGCAATCAGCGCTTTCATTGGTGCCCCACAATGTTCGATTCGGCAGTAA